TATAGCTTCGGCTTTACATCCTCAAACTTTATTAGCTTATCAGAAAAATGGTCAACCTTTGCCAGTTGATAACGGTGCGCCTTTGCGTTTAGCTTCACCAATTAAACTTGGTTACAAGCAAAGTAAATGGGTAACTCGAATTACACTGCTGAGTAACTTATCCCTTTTTAAGGGTTACTGGGAAGATCAGGGTTACGAATGGTTTGCAGGACTATAGAAAGTTAGGAGTAATGAGTGATGAGTAATGAGTAATGAGTAATGAGTAATGAGTAATGAGTAATGAGTAATGAGTAATGAGTTAGGAGTAATGAGTTAGGAGTAATGAGTAATGAGTTAGGAGTAATGAGTAATGAGTTAGGAGTAATGAGTTAGGAGTAATGAGTAATGAGTTAGGAGTAATGAGTTAGGAGTAATGAGTAATGAGTTAGGAGTAATGAGTTGGGAGTTGGGAGTTGGGAGTTGGGAGTTGGGAGTTGGGAGTTGGGAGTTGGGAGTTAAACTTAATTATCGCATGGCTGATGAATATTTCACTCACTCGATTACTTAAATGGCTAATTTGGACATTGCTGTTTCCTTTAGTTTTTCTCAATGGTTGGCTAGTGTTTCGCTTTTTTCAATATTTTCAACCATTAGTGACTATTCTGGTCTTGGCAATTTTACTGGCATTTATTTTAAACTATCCCGTTTCGGTTCTCCAGCAAAGGGGAATTAGGCGAAACTATGCAGCGGGATTAGTTTTTATATTAACCTTTATAATTTTACTGGCTTTAGGTATCACGTTGCTACCTATTGTTTTAGACCAGTTTAATGAAATGGTGAAACTGCTTCCTCAATGGATTGATTCTAGTGAAGAAAAAATTCAAAGCTTGAATGATGTGGTGTTCAGCCAAAAAATAACAATTAATTTCGGTCAGATATTAACGCAAATAATCAACCGCTTACCTGATGAATTAGAGCATTTATCAGATAGACTATTTAGCATAATTATAGACACAATTGATAGTATTTCGGAAGCTTTAATTACAATAGTCCTGACTTTTTACCTGTTATTTGACGGTGAGAAACTTTGGGAGACGATATCTAAAATAATCCCCTGGAGTTTTGGTCAGCAGATAAGTAAGTCTCTTCAGCTTAATTTCCAAAATTACTTGATTGGTCAGGTAAGTTTGGCTTTGCTGATGGGAGTTGCACAAACAGTGATGTTTTTGTGTTTCCAAGTGCAATTTGGGTTACTCTTTGGTTTAGGAATTGGGTTGTTGAGCTTAATTCCCTTTGGTGATGTTGTTGGTCTGATGGTCATCACTTTAATTATCGCCTTACACAACTTTTGGCTAGCAGTGAAAATATTAGCAGCGGCTATTGTGATTGATCAATTAATTGACCAGGCGATCGCACCGCGTCTGTTGGGCAAATTTACCGGAATTAGACCAATCTGGGTGATAATTGCTTTGCTGGTAGG
The Gloeotrichia echinulata CP02 DNA segment above includes these coding regions:
- a CDS encoding AI-2E family transporter, with the protein product MNISLTRLLKWLIWTLLFPLVFLNGWLVFRFFQYFQPLVTILVLAILLAFILNYPVSVLQQRGIRRNYAAGLVFILTFIILLALGITLLPIVLDQFNEMVKLLPQWIDSSEEKIQSLNDVVFSQKITINFGQILTQIINRLPDELEHLSDRLFSIIIDTIDSISEALITIVLTFYLLFDGEKLWETISKIIPWSFGQQISKSLQLNFQNYLIGQVSLALLMGVAQTVMFLCFQVQFGLLFGLGIGLLSLIPFGDVVGLMVITLIIALHNFWLAVKILAAAIVIDQLIDQAIAPRLLGKFTGIRPIWVIIALLVGTYIGGLLGLLIAVPVAGFIKDAIDGFVDLSDSNTAAAEDLPDLLTEESTPQ